In Anguilla rostrata isolate EN2019 chromosome 1, ASM1855537v3, whole genome shotgun sequence, a genomic segment contains:
- the arhgap33 gene encoding rho GTPase-activating protein 33 isoform X3, which yields MVARSTDNLDSSGEPTTRSVGTTANLKGKMTKRLSIVKGHFPKLVDCAHFHYETVEFGSIELRFASEQSDASWAMGSARDLVFLVQVSCQGKTWMVRRSYEEFRTLDAHLHQCIYDRRYSQLLPLPALSEIGERVEIFTPLLSEYLSRLSMIVDNKLNCGPVLTWMEIDNRGNRFLLKEEASLNVPAIAAAHVTKRYTAQASDEISIEVGDILSVIDMPPKEDTSWWRGKHGFQVGFFPSECVELINERVSQSVSAPSAKLDGDPVGGAKPCTVSVTGPPSPSSVSKKHGKLMGFLRTFMKSRPSKQKLKQRGILRERVFGCDLGEHLLNSGHDVPQVLRSCSEFIEKYGIVDGIYRHSGVSSNIQKLRHEFDSENVPDLTRDTYMQDIHCVGSLCKLYFRELPNPLLTYQLYDKFADCMEEMTEDERMVKVHDVIQQLPPPHYRTLEYLMKHLSRLASFSGETNMHIKNLAIVWAPNLLRSTEIEVVGLSGADPFKEVRIQSVVVEFLLSNVEVLFSDSFTSVGRFNTDRRSLTRPKSFVSTRLLSLEEAQARTQAPLLLQGAPLSFQGKFHTVLDLPPDRRKRGMKVRKSAGGSWKTFFAIGKPAGSGRRKPMRISSLFQPTTSHAGCRVDSVTLRSAKSEESLSSQHSGAGQCKLQRLRRPRSSSDGLALATSMEPQLLPPSRSYDSLLPEEARDREEEPDEEEDEDEEDEEAVYMLPDFSQDPASAWMSEDVIDFSPTFLEDGPIGLGGGGGGGASGGRESPPAATPPPYRCVGHQSHAHTRSHSQRSMTEDPDSVLNQSEAAARRSLILAAAAPPVQVYCQHRPPAANAEPNASPAHGQPPGPSASQPPPERRSFTRKVVHALSPKAPKSPPLDISDPIAISVPAKVLEMIGGRAGELQPGTQGTSSSQPPQMISMLLRSCDFQLTESCQQEIRSKLGPDPKVKGFMLPTGPSLPSQQPPPPPPKNPARLMALALAESANKALRQGASPPYRPPLPKPQEPLESRFLRSVSVDAGEVLSGSSPADASQLYSTVRPLSVWMSEGQSNGNAAIAAANEGGEQQSGRSPGQDTGTLSSDSSVSDSGGSNSEATPSSSSGDSDSASSPVYKNQEEPLAPPPPQAPPPARPGPPPFPAEPESPAQRKPPAYSRQFSAPHLQQKGAPASRSPPHPQLLHSKSECSPLAQVRPKVPPKPAEQAPPRAPLSRADNYMRRSLDAARVRRLITQSQSGPPGGPPNPPLSRAFSERLSGASGYRLPPPQPAQIRPVPTEDQGKAENFYYEISGPEHPQAPPSYAWHSYQNMRLEAEGNYRPSHSEAGQRPLSRSQHPPHPHPHPHPHPHAHPHPLHAQGAMLPRAPQLWSSEATRAWAAAHSHSHSFSHGHAHPHPHPHPQTHRQASSSVRLSRSDMHPVLMSPPVPSALPLSVHKPQRGGSGHAPHRSPSADPSAAQLHPYFENGKVCYRYFEASRAVEDQPPLPRPSAHPLHPHHKPSSSSSPPPPPPKQPPPPRPQDRPEPIYVNFPFAAPPAPAKTWLTTDLDGDAQQTSQPPAPPPDPPPEAEPASPVPEEQGSPRRPEPGGYQSPPRADAAKDAPVATATHYRSRSDPSSAGAGPGLTGKEIASLLIERLAEDEGDDGACAVTSSSASSSPLLEQPPNPYPSQHPHPHQPAYNVYTPGPSRSPAGPPRAGSFHRQDPLRRSASSSGTQYRQAFDVMPSGDHVLKFYRPQDFAPGPLGESPNPYPGRPLYQDPPYPSRSPQEPHPNFSTPPGPAPPRGPSHVMLPAPRGFGGHAGGFQAAPPPQYGQYQFQSVPVLSQYPGTPHREGALRPPPLQNQRGLTRQGSLPGPNWTIHTEGQTRSYC from the exons CTGCGGTTTGCCAGCGAGCAGAGTGATGCCAGCTGGGCGATGGGCTCTGCCAGGGACCTGGTCTTCCTGGTGCAGGTGTCCTGCCAG ggtaAGACGTGGATGGTGCGTCGCTCGTACGAGGAGTTCCGCACGCTGGACGCTCACCTGCACCAGTGCATCTACGACCGGCGCTACTCCCAGCTGCTGCCCCTTCCTGCGCTCAGCGAGATCGGGGAGCGCGTGGAG ATCTTCACCCCTCTGCTGTCTGAGTACCTGAGCCGCCTCTCTATGATCGTGGACAACAAGCTCAACTGTGGGCCTGTGCTCACCTGgatggag ATCGACAACCGCGGGAACCGCTTCCTGCTGAAGGAGGAGGCCTCTCTCAACGTCCCCGCCATCGCCGCCGCGCACGTGACCAAGCGATACACGGCGCAGGCCAGCGACGAGATCTCCATCGAG GTGGGAGACATCCTGTCGGTGATTGACATGCCGCCTAAGGAGGAcaccagctggtggagagggaAACATGGCTTCCAG GTTGGGTTCTTCCCCAGCGAGTGCGTGGAGCTGATAAACGAGCGAGTGTCACAGTCTGTCAGCGCCCCCTCAGCGAAGCTCG ATGGAGaccctgtgggcggggccaagcCGTGCACGGTCAGCGTTACTGgacccccctctccttcctcag TGTCCAAGAAGCACGGCAAGCTGATGGGCTTCCTGCGCACCTTCATGAAGTCGCGGCCCAGcaagcagaagctgaagcaGCGCGGCATCCTGAGGGAGCGGGTGTTCGGCTGCGACCTGGGGGAGCACCTGCTCAACTCCGGACACGACG TTCCGCAGGTCCTGAGGAGCTGCTCCGAGTTCATCGAGAAGTACGGCATCGTGGACGGGATCTACCGGCACTCCGGCGTGTCCTCCAACATCCAGAAGCTcag gcACGAGTTTGACAGTGAGAATGTTCCGGACCTGACCAGGGACACGTACATGCAGGACATCCACTGCGTGGGGTCTCTGTGCAAGCTCTACTTCCGCGAGCTGCCCAACCCCCTCCTCACCTACCAGCTCTACGACAAGTTTGCA GACTGCATGGAGGAGATGACAGAGGACGAGCGCATGGTGAAGGTCCATGATGTCATCCAGCAGCTTCCTCCTCCGCACTACAG GACTCTGGAGTACCTGATGAAGCACCTCTCCAGACTGGCATCCTTCAGCGGGGAGACCAACATGCACATCAAGAACCTGGCCATCGTGTGGGCGCCCAACCTGCTCAG GTCCACGGAGATCGAGGTAGTGGGGCTGAGTGGGGCTGACCCGTTTAAGGAGGTGCGGATCCAGTCGGTGGTGGTGGAGTTCCTGCTCAGCAACGTGGAGGTCCTGTTCAGCGACTCCTTCACCTCCGTGGGCCGCTTCAACACCG accgcCGCTCCCTGACCAGGCCTAAGTCCTTTGTGTCGACCCGGCTGCTGTCCCTGGAGGAGGCCCAGGCGCGGACGCAGgctcccctcctcctgcagggggcgccccTCTCCTTCCAGGGGAAATTCCACACCGTCCTGGACCTGCCCCCCGACAG gaggaagagggggatgaAGGTGCGGAAGTCAGCGGGCGGAAGCTGGAAAACCTTTTTCGCCATCGGGAAGCCTGCCGGGTCGGGCCGTCGCAAACCAATGAGGATCAGCTCACTGTTCCAGCCAACCACGTCCCACGCTG GTTGTCGGGTGGATAGCGTTACGTTGCGCTCGGCTAAGAGCGAGGAGTCCTTGTCGTCCCAGCACAGCGGTGCAG GTCAGTGCAAGCTGCAGAGACTGCGTAGGCCCCGCTCCAGCAGCGACGGCTTGGCCCTGGCCACCTCCATGGAGCCGCAGCTGCTCCCCCCGAGCCGCTCCTACGACAGCCTCCTCCCGGAGGAGGCGCGCGACCGCGAGGAGGAGccggacgaggaggaggacgaggacgaggaagacgaggaggcCGTGTACATGCTCCCGGACTTCTCCCAGGACCCCGCCTCCGCCTGGATGTCGGAGGACGTCATCGACTTCAGCCCCACCTTCCTGGAGGACGGGCCAATCGGGctgggcgggggcggagggggcggggccagcggggGCAGGGAGTCCCCGCCCgctgccacgccccctccctaCCGCTGCGTGGGCCACCAAAGCCACGCCCACACGCGCTCCCACAGCCAGCGCTCCATGACCGAGGACCCGGACTCCGTGCTCAACCAATCGGAGGCGGCGGCGAGGCGGAGCCTGATCCTGGCGGCCGCGGCTCCGCCCGTGCAGGTGTACTGCCAgcaccgcccgcccgccgccaaCGCCGAGCCCAACGCCAGCCCCGCCCACGGCCAGCCCCCCGGCCCCTCCGCCTCCCAGCCCCCGCCCGAGCGCCGCTCCTTCACCCGCAAGGTGGTGCACGCCCTCTCCCCCAAGGCCCCCAAATCTCCGCCCCTGGACATCTCCGACCCCATCGCCATCAGCGTGCCCGCCAAG GTGCTGGAGATGATTGGCGGGCGTGCCGGCGAATTGCAGCCTGGGACCCAGGGCACAAGCTCCTCCCAGCCGCCACAGATGATCTCCATGCTgctgaggtcatgtgacttccAGCTGACCGAGAGCTGCCAGCAGGAGATCCGCAGCAAGCTGGGCCCCGACcccaaggtcaaag GATTCATGCTGCCcactggcccctccctcccgtcccagcagccccctccacccccgcccaaGAACCCCGCCCGCCTCATGGCCCTGGCGCTGGCGGAGAGCGCCAACAAGGCCCTCCGGCAGGGGGCCTCGCCCCCCTACCGGCCCCCCCTGCCCAAGCCCCAGGAGCCCCTGGAGTCCCGCTTCCTGAGGTCCGTCTCCGTGGACGCGGGCGAGGTGCTCTCCGGCTCCTCCCCCGCCGACGCCAGCCAGCTCTACTCCACGGTgcgccccctgtctgtgtggatgtctGAGGGCCAGAGCAACGGCAACGCCGCCATCGCCGCCGCGAACGAGGGAGGGGAGCAGCAGAGTGGGCGGAGTCCGGGCCAG GACACGGGCACGCTCTCCTCCGACTCCTCGGTGTCGGACTCGGGCGGGTCCAACTCGGAGGCCACGCCCAGCAGCTCCTCCGGGGACTCGGACTCCGCGTCCAGCCCCGTCTACAAGAACCAGGAGgagcccctggccccgccccccccgcaggccccgccccccgcccggcccggcccgcccCCGTTCCCCGCGGAGCCGGAGTCCCCCGCCCAGAGGAAGCCCCCGGCCTACTCCCGCCAGTtctccgccccccacctccagcaGAAGGGGGCGCCGGCGAGCCGGTCCCCGCCGCACCCCCAGCTCCTGCACTCCAAATCCGAGTGCTCCCCGCTGGCCCAGGTGCGGCCCAAAGTGCCCCCCAAGCCCGCGGAGCAGgcgcccccccgcgcccccctgTCCCGCGCCGATAACTACATGCGCCGCTCGCTGGACGCCGCGCGCGTCCGGCGCCTCATCACGCAGTCCCAGAGCGGCCCCCCCGGGGGTCCGCCCAACCCGCCCCTGTCCCGCGCCTTCTCCGAGCGCCTGAGCGGGGCGTCCGGGTACCGgctgcccccgccccagcccgcCCAGATCCGGCCCGTCCCCACGGAGGACCAGGGCAAGGCCGAGAACTTCTACTACGAGATTTCGGGGCCCGAGCAcccgcaggccccgcccagctACGCCTGGCACAGCTACCAGAACATGCGGCTGGAGGCCGAGGGCAACTACCGCCCGTCCCACAGCGAGGCGGGCCAGCGGCCCCTGTCCCGGAgccagcaccccccgcacccccacccccacccgcacccgcacccccacGCCCACCCGCACCCGCTCCACGCCCAGGGCGCCATGCTGCCCCGCGCCCCCCAGCTGTGGTCCTCGGAGGCCACGCGAGCTTGGGCGGCtgcccactcccactcccactccttctcccacggccacgcccacccccacccgcacccccacccccaaacgcATCGCCAGGCCTCGTCCTCGGTGCGCCTGTCCCGCAGCGACATGCACCCCGTCCTGATGAGCCCCCCGGTCCCCTCCGCCCTGCCCCTCTCCGTTCACAAGCCCCAGCGGGGCGGGtccggccacgccccccaccgCTCCCCGTCTGCCGACCCGTCCGCCGCCCAGCTGCACCCCTACTTCGAGAACGGCAAGGTGTGCTACCGCTACTTCGAGGCGTCCCGGGCTGTGGAggaccagccccccctcccgcgGCCCTCCGCCCATCCGCTGCACCCCCACCACaagccctcctcttcctcctcgccccccccgccgccccccaaacagcccccgcccccccggccccaggACCGGCCCGAGCCCATCTACGTCAACTTCCCCTTCGCCGCCCCCCCGGCACCCGCCAAAACCTGGCTCACCACCGACCTGGACGGCGACGCCCAGCAGACGTCccagcccccggccccgcccccggaccCGCCCCCCGAGGCGGAGCCGGCGTCGCCCGTCCCGGAGGAGCAGGGGAGCCCGCGGCGGCCCGAACCCGGCGGGTACCAGAGCCCGCCCCGCGCCGACGCCGCCAAGGACGCacccgtcgccacggcgacgcaCTACCGCAGCCGCTCGGACCCCAGctcggcgggggcggggcccggcctGACGGGGAAGGAGATCGCCTCCCTGCTGATCGAGAGGCTGGCGGAGGACGAGGGCGACGACGGCGCCTGCGCCgtcacctcctcctccgcctcctcctcccccctgctgGAGCAGCCGCCCAACCCCTACCCCAGCCagcacccgcacccccaccagCCCGCCTACAACGTGTACACCCCCGGGCCGTCCCGCAGCCCGGCCGGCCCGCCCCGCGCCGGGAGCTTCCACCGGCAGGACCCCCTGCgccgctccgcctcctcctccggcaCGCAGTACCGCCAGGCCTTCGACGTCATGCCGTCCGGCGACCACGTCCTCAAGTTCTACCGCCCCCAGGACTTCGCCCCCGGCCCCCTGGGGGAGAGCCCCAACCCCTACCCCGGCCGGCCCCTGTACCAGGACCCCCCCTACCCCAGCCGCAGCCCCCAGGAGCCCCACCCCAACTTCTCCACCCCGCCCGGCCCGgcccccccccgcggcccctCCCACGTGATGCTGCCGGCCCCGCGGGGGTTCGGGGGCCATGCGGGGGGCTTCCAGGCGGCGCCCCCGCCCCAGTACGGCCAGTACCAGTTCCAGTCCGTCCCCGTCCTGTCCCAGTACCCCGGCACGCCCCACAGGGAGGGGGCGCTGCGtccgccccccctccagaaCCAGCGGGGGCTCACCCGCCAGGGCAGCCTGCCGGGCCCCAACTGGACCATCCACACCGAGGGCCAGACCCGCAGCTACTGCTGA
- the arhgap33 gene encoding rho GTPase-activating protein 33 isoform X2, giving the protein MFWRAVSLTDMSGNFPLLKQLALPARSTDNLDSSGEPTTRSVGTTANLKGKMTKRLSIVKGHFPKLVDCAHFHYETVEFGSIELRFASEQSDASWAMGSARDLVFLVQVSCQGKTWMVRRSYEEFRTLDAHLHQCIYDRRYSQLLPLPALSEIGERVEIFTPLLSEYLSRLSMIVDNKLNCGPVLTWMEIDNRGNRFLLKEEASLNVPAIAAAHVTKRYTAQASDEISIEVGDILSVIDMPPKEDTSWWRGKHGFQVGFFPSECVELINERVSQSVSAPSAKLDGDPVGGAKPCTVSVTGPPSPSSVSKKHGKLMGFLRTFMKSRPSKQKLKQRGILRERVFGCDLGEHLLNSGHDVPQVLRSCSEFIEKYGIVDGIYRHSGVSSNIQKLRHEFDSENVPDLTRDTYMQDIHCVGSLCKLYFRELPNPLLTYQLYDKFADCMEEMTEDERMVKVHDVIQQLPPPHYRTLEYLMKHLSRLASFSGETNMHIKNLAIVWAPNLLRSTEIEVVGLSGADPFKEVRIQSVVVEFLLSNVEVLFSDSFTSVGRFNTDRRSLTRPKSFVSTRLLSLEEAQARTQAPLLLQGAPLSFQGKFHTVLDLPPDRRKRGMKVRKSAGGSWKTFFAIGKPAGSGRRKPMRISSLFQPTTSHAGCRVDSVTLRSAKSEESLSSQHSGAGQCKLQRLRRPRSSSDGLALATSMEPQLLPPSRSYDSLLPEEARDREEEPDEEEDEDEEDEEAVYMLPDFSQDPASAWMSEDVIDFSPTFLEDGPIGLGGGGGGGASGGRESPPAATPPPYRCVGHQSHAHTRSHSQRSMTEDPDSVLNQSEAAARRSLILAAAAPPVQVYCQHRPPAANAEPNASPAHGQPPGPSASQPPPERRSFTRKVVHALSPKAPKSPPLDISDPIAISVPAKVLEMIGGRAGELQPGTQGTSSSQPPQMISMLLRSCDFQLTESCQQEIRSKLGPDPKVKGFMLPTGPSLPSQQPPPPPPKNPARLMALALAESANKALRQGASPPYRPPLPKPQEPLESRFLRSVSVDAGEVLSGSSPADASQLYSTVRPLSVWMSEGQSNGNAAIAAANEGGEQQSGRSPGQDTGTLSSDSSVSDSGGSNSEATPSSSSGDSDSASSPVYKNQEEPLAPPPPQAPPPARPGPPPFPAEPESPAQRKPPAYSRQFSAPHLQQKGAPASRSPPHPQLLHSKSECSPLAQVRPKVPPKPAEQAPPRAPLSRADNYMRRSLDAARVRRLITQSQSGPPGGPPNPPLSRAFSERLSGASGYRLPPPQPAQIRPVPTEDQGKAENFYYEISGPEHPQAPPSYAWHSYQNMRLEAEGNYRPSHSEAGQRPLSRSQHPPHPHPHPHPHPHAHPHPLHAQGAMLPRAPQLWSSEATRAWAAAHSHSHSFSHGHAHPHPHPHPQTHRQASSSVRLSRSDMHPVLMSPPVPSALPLSVHKPQRGGSGHAPHRSPSADPSAAQLHPYFENGKVCYRYFEASRAVEDQPPLPRPSAHPLHPHHKPSSSSSPPPPPPKQPPPPRPQDRPEPIYVNFPFAAPPAPAKTWLTTDLDGDAQQTSQPPAPPPDPPPEAEPASPVPEEQGSPRRPEPGGYQSPPRADAAKDAPVATATHYRSRSDPSSAGAGPGLTGKEIASLLIERLAEDEGDDGACAVTSSSASSSPLLEQPPNPYPSQHPHPHQPAYNVYTPGPSRSPAGPPRAGSFHRQDPLRRSASSSGTQYRQAFDVMPSGDHVLKFYRPQDFAPGPLGESPNPYPGRPLYQDPPYPSRSPQEPHPNFSTPPGPAPPRGPSHVMLPAPRGFGGHAGGFQAAPPPQYGQYQFQSVPVLSQYPGTPHREGALRPPPLQNQRGLTRQGSLPGPNWTIHTEGQTRSYC; this is encoded by the exons CTGCGGTTTGCCAGCGAGCAGAGTGATGCCAGCTGGGCGATGGGCTCTGCCAGGGACCTGGTCTTCCTGGTGCAGGTGTCCTGCCAG ggtaAGACGTGGATGGTGCGTCGCTCGTACGAGGAGTTCCGCACGCTGGACGCTCACCTGCACCAGTGCATCTACGACCGGCGCTACTCCCAGCTGCTGCCCCTTCCTGCGCTCAGCGAGATCGGGGAGCGCGTGGAG ATCTTCACCCCTCTGCTGTCTGAGTACCTGAGCCGCCTCTCTATGATCGTGGACAACAAGCTCAACTGTGGGCCTGTGCTCACCTGgatggag ATCGACAACCGCGGGAACCGCTTCCTGCTGAAGGAGGAGGCCTCTCTCAACGTCCCCGCCATCGCCGCCGCGCACGTGACCAAGCGATACACGGCGCAGGCCAGCGACGAGATCTCCATCGAG GTGGGAGACATCCTGTCGGTGATTGACATGCCGCCTAAGGAGGAcaccagctggtggagagggaAACATGGCTTCCAG GTTGGGTTCTTCCCCAGCGAGTGCGTGGAGCTGATAAACGAGCGAGTGTCACAGTCTGTCAGCGCCCCCTCAGCGAAGCTCG ATGGAGaccctgtgggcggggccaagcCGTGCACGGTCAGCGTTACTGgacccccctctccttcctcag TGTCCAAGAAGCACGGCAAGCTGATGGGCTTCCTGCGCACCTTCATGAAGTCGCGGCCCAGcaagcagaagctgaagcaGCGCGGCATCCTGAGGGAGCGGGTGTTCGGCTGCGACCTGGGGGAGCACCTGCTCAACTCCGGACACGACG TTCCGCAGGTCCTGAGGAGCTGCTCCGAGTTCATCGAGAAGTACGGCATCGTGGACGGGATCTACCGGCACTCCGGCGTGTCCTCCAACATCCAGAAGCTcag gcACGAGTTTGACAGTGAGAATGTTCCGGACCTGACCAGGGACACGTACATGCAGGACATCCACTGCGTGGGGTCTCTGTGCAAGCTCTACTTCCGCGAGCTGCCCAACCCCCTCCTCACCTACCAGCTCTACGACAAGTTTGCA GACTGCATGGAGGAGATGACAGAGGACGAGCGCATGGTGAAGGTCCATGATGTCATCCAGCAGCTTCCTCCTCCGCACTACAG GACTCTGGAGTACCTGATGAAGCACCTCTCCAGACTGGCATCCTTCAGCGGGGAGACCAACATGCACATCAAGAACCTGGCCATCGTGTGGGCGCCCAACCTGCTCAG GTCCACGGAGATCGAGGTAGTGGGGCTGAGTGGGGCTGACCCGTTTAAGGAGGTGCGGATCCAGTCGGTGGTGGTGGAGTTCCTGCTCAGCAACGTGGAGGTCCTGTTCAGCGACTCCTTCACCTCCGTGGGCCGCTTCAACACCG accgcCGCTCCCTGACCAGGCCTAAGTCCTTTGTGTCGACCCGGCTGCTGTCCCTGGAGGAGGCCCAGGCGCGGACGCAGgctcccctcctcctgcagggggcgccccTCTCCTTCCAGGGGAAATTCCACACCGTCCTGGACCTGCCCCCCGACAG gaggaagagggggatgaAGGTGCGGAAGTCAGCGGGCGGAAGCTGGAAAACCTTTTTCGCCATCGGGAAGCCTGCCGGGTCGGGCCGTCGCAAACCAATGAGGATCAGCTCACTGTTCCAGCCAACCACGTCCCACGCTG GTTGTCGGGTGGATAGCGTTACGTTGCGCTCGGCTAAGAGCGAGGAGTCCTTGTCGTCCCAGCACAGCGGTGCAG GTCAGTGCAAGCTGCAGAGACTGCGTAGGCCCCGCTCCAGCAGCGACGGCTTGGCCCTGGCCACCTCCATGGAGCCGCAGCTGCTCCCCCCGAGCCGCTCCTACGACAGCCTCCTCCCGGAGGAGGCGCGCGACCGCGAGGAGGAGccggacgaggaggaggacgaggacgaggaagacgaggaggcCGTGTACATGCTCCCGGACTTCTCCCAGGACCCCGCCTCCGCCTGGATGTCGGAGGACGTCATCGACTTCAGCCCCACCTTCCTGGAGGACGGGCCAATCGGGctgggcgggggcggagggggcggggccagcggggGCAGGGAGTCCCCGCCCgctgccacgccccctccctaCCGCTGCGTGGGCCACCAAAGCCACGCCCACACGCGCTCCCACAGCCAGCGCTCCATGACCGAGGACCCGGACTCCGTGCTCAACCAATCGGAGGCGGCGGCGAGGCGGAGCCTGATCCTGGCGGCCGCGGCTCCGCCCGTGCAGGTGTACTGCCAgcaccgcccgcccgccgccaaCGCCGAGCCCAACGCCAGCCCCGCCCACGGCCAGCCCCCCGGCCCCTCCGCCTCCCAGCCCCCGCCCGAGCGCCGCTCCTTCACCCGCAAGGTGGTGCACGCCCTCTCCCCCAAGGCCCCCAAATCTCCGCCCCTGGACATCTCCGACCCCATCGCCATCAGCGTGCCCGCCAAG GTGCTGGAGATGATTGGCGGGCGTGCCGGCGAATTGCAGCCTGGGACCCAGGGCACAAGCTCCTCCCAGCCGCCACAGATGATCTCCATGCTgctgaggtcatgtgacttccAGCTGACCGAGAGCTGCCAGCAGGAGATCCGCAGCAAGCTGGGCCCCGACcccaaggtcaaag GATTCATGCTGCCcactggcccctccctcccgtcccagcagccccctccacccccgcccaaGAACCCCGCCCGCCTCATGGCCCTGGCGCTGGCGGAGAGCGCCAACAAGGCCCTCCGGCAGGGGGCCTCGCCCCCCTACCGGCCCCCCCTGCCCAAGCCCCAGGAGCCCCTGGAGTCCCGCTTCCTGAGGTCCGTCTCCGTGGACGCGGGCGAGGTGCTCTCCGGCTCCTCCCCCGCCGACGCCAGCCAGCTCTACTCCACGGTgcgccccctgtctgtgtggatgtctGAGGGCCAGAGCAACGGCAACGCCGCCATCGCCGCCGCGAACGAGGGAGGGGAGCAGCAGAGTGGGCGGAGTCCGGGCCAG GACACGGGCACGCTCTCCTCCGACTCCTCGGTGTCGGACTCGGGCGGGTCCAACTCGGAGGCCACGCCCAGCAGCTCCTCCGGGGACTCGGACTCCGCGTCCAGCCCCGTCTACAAGAACCAGGAGgagcccctggccccgccccccccgcaggccccgccccccgcccggcccggcccgcccCCGTTCCCCGCGGAGCCGGAGTCCCCCGCCCAGAGGAAGCCCCCGGCCTACTCCCGCCAGTtctccgccccccacctccagcaGAAGGGGGCGCCGGCGAGCCGGTCCCCGCCGCACCCCCAGCTCCTGCACTCCAAATCCGAGTGCTCCCCGCTGGCCCAGGTGCGGCCCAAAGTGCCCCCCAAGCCCGCGGAGCAGgcgcccccccgcgcccccctgTCCCGCGCCGATAACTACATGCGCCGCTCGCTGGACGCCGCGCGCGTCCGGCGCCTCATCACGCAGTCCCAGAGCGGCCCCCCCGGGGGTCCGCCCAACCCGCCCCTGTCCCGCGCCTTCTCCGAGCGCCTGAGCGGGGCGTCCGGGTACCGgctgcccccgccccagcccgcCCAGATCCGGCCCGTCCCCACGGAGGACCAGGGCAAGGCCGAGAACTTCTACTACGAGATTTCGGGGCCCGAGCAcccgcaggccccgcccagctACGCCTGGCACAGCTACCAGAACATGCGGCTGGAGGCCGAGGGCAACTACCGCCCGTCCCACAGCGAGGCGGGCCAGCGGCCCCTGTCCCGGAgccagcaccccccgcacccccacccccacccgcacccgcacccccacGCCCACCCGCACCCGCTCCACGCCCAGGGCGCCATGCTGCCCCGCGCCCCCCAGCTGTGGTCCTCGGAGGCCACGCGAGCTTGGGCGGCtgcccactcccactcccactccttctcccacggccacgcccacccccacccgcacccccacccccaaacgcATCGCCAGGCCTCGTCCTCGGTGCGCCTGTCCCGCAGCGACATGCACCCCGTCCTGATGAGCCCCCCGGTCCCCTCCGCCCTGCCCCTCTCCGTTCACAAGCCCCAGCGGGGCGGGtccggccacgccccccaccgCTCCCCGTCTGCCGACCCGTCCGCCGCCCAGCTGCACCCCTACTTCGAGAACGGCAAGGTGTGCTACCGCTACTTCGAGGCGTCCCGGGCTGTGGAggaccagccccccctcccgcgGCCCTCCGCCCATCCGCTGCACCCCCACCACaagccctcctcttcctcctcgccccccccgccgccccccaaacagcccccgcccccccggccccaggACCGGCCCGAGCCCATCTACGTCAACTTCCCCTTCGCCGCCCCCCCGGCACCCGCCAAAACCTGGCTCACCACCGACCTGGACGGCGACGCCCAGCAGACGTCccagcccccggccccgcccccggaccCGCCCCCCGAGGCGGAGCCGGCGTCGCCCGTCCCGGAGGAGCAGGGGAGCCCGCGGCGGCCCGAACCCGGCGGGTACCAGAGCCCGCCCCGCGCCGACGCCGCCAAGGACGCacccgtcgccacggcgacgcaCTACCGCAGCCGCTCGGACCCCAGctcggcgggggcggggcccggcctGACGGGGAAGGAGATCGCCTCCCTGCTGATCGAGAGGCTGGCGGAGGACGAGGGCGACGACGGCGCCTGCGCCgtcacctcctcctccgcctcctcctcccccctgctgGAGCAGCCGCCCAACCCCTACCCCAGCCagcacccgcacccccaccagCCCGCCTACAACGTGTACACCCCCGGGCCGTCCCGCAGCCCGGCCGGCCCGCCCCGCGCCGGGAGCTTCCACCGGCAGGACCCCCTGCgccgctccgcctcctcctccggcaCGCAGTACCGCCAGGCCTTCGACGTCATGCCGTCCGGCGACCACGTCCTCAAGTTCTACCGCCCCCAGGACTTCGCCCCCGGCCCCCTGGGGGAGAGCCCCAACCCCTACCCCGGCCGGCCCCTGTACCAGGACCCCCCCTACCCCAGCCGCAGCCCCCAGGAGCCCCACCCCAACTTCTCCACCCCGCCCGGCCCGgcccccccccgcggcccctCCCACGTGATGCTGCCGGCCCCGCGGGGGTTCGGGGGCCATGCGGGGGGCTTCCAGGCGGCGCCCCCGCCCCAGTACGGCCAGTACCAGTTCCAGTCCGTCCCCGTCCTGTCCCAGTACCCCGGCACGCCCCACAGGGAGGGGGCGCTGCGtccgccccccctccagaaCCAGCGGGGGCTCACCCGCCAGGGCAGCCTGCCGGGCCCCAACTGGACCATCCACACCGAGGGCCAGACCCGCAGCTACTGCTGA